TTCAGCCACTCTGACCATTTCCCAAAACAGCAACCTGAAAATcgcctgtacagcacagggaactctctaaatactctgtaatggtctaAATGGGAGAGAACCTAAAAACATGtggatatatgcataactgatttactttgctgtatacctgaaaccaacacaacatatAACtatactatactccaataaaatttttaattctgtgtTATATATCTGCAAGTtgctgagagtagatcttaaaattctcatcacaagaaaaaaattctaaaaatgtgtGGTGATGAATACTAATCAGGCTTACTATGACCGTttcataatacatacatatattgaatcattatgttgtataccttcaACTGACGTTGTATGTCAATGATAAACTCAAAAAGCTTTAACATAAAAGAGCAAACAAAttagcaagaaaaacaaaaaactgagtaATAAGTGTAAAAAGTATGCacattttcaaaagagaaatacaaaaatgcaaataatattttttaaattatcattttaatcaAGGAAACTCAAGGTAAAATGAGACATTTTGCCTATATTagcaaagaattttttaaaatctacgtAAGGAAAATATGTGAAGGAGATCAGAACTCTCATATACCAGTGGTGTAAGAATACATCGGAGACTTTTTGTAGCAATTTTATAATGACTGACATGCTTATATAATGGTCACCTTCCAAATACTGTATAGCatcactgatatgtggaatcttaaaaaagagtgaACTCCTAGAAACAgaatagactggtggttgccagttggactgtgaagaaggctgtgcgccgaagaattgatgcttttgaactgtggtgttggagaagactcttgagagtcccttggactgcaaggagatccacccagtccaccctaaaggagatcagtctgggtgttctctggagggaatgatgctaaagctgaaactccagtactttggccacttcatgcgaagagttgactcattggaaaagactctgatgctgagagggattgggggcaggaggagaaggggacgaccgaggatgagatggctggatggcatcactgactcgatggatgtgagtctgagtgaactctgggagttggtgatggacagggaggcctggtgcactgcgattcatgggtcgcaaagagtcggacacgactgagcgactgaactgaactgaactgccaggggCTGAGGTGATGGGAGAAGTGGAGAAATGTTTGGCAAAGCGTACAAACTTCAAGTTATAAGAAAgctctggggatctaatgtacagcatgttgactacagttaataatactgtattgcatactCAAAAGTTGCTAAGATGGTAAACCTTAAATATTCGCaccacaaaaacaaataaaagaaaagtaaCTTTATGAGATGATGGAGATGTCAACCAATCCTGTTCTGGTAATCATTTTCAATATATCTGTGAATCAAATCTTCACACTGTgcatcttaaacttacacaaatTATACGCCAATTGTATCTCAAATCTGGAAGTAAACCAATGAATGAATGTTTAAAACTCCTCTGCAGGacctcccctggtggtccagtggttaagaacctgcctttcaatgcagggatgcaggttccatccctggtcagggaactaagatcccacataacgTGGGACCACTGAGCCCATACTATCCACACCCAGAGAAGCCCCCATACACTGCAgccaagatccagtgcagccacatTAAAAATCTGAAGTGTATGGTAATGTCCAAAAtcagtaataataaataaaaaccttCTGGCTTACAAGATTGTGTCTCTTCAACAACCACCACCCAAAACCTGCTAATAAATAACTCGTCACAACTAcagaatgcattttcttttttattattctatATTTGAGCAATTTTATAGAGAAAAAGAATCCTTTTAAGACAATAACTAATATATCACCCTTGGAAAGCAGCGTGACAAAGAACAAGAGTTTGGGATCAAACAAACCACACTTAAATTCTGATTGTGTCACACAGTATATGCTAATCTCACTGAATCACAAAGTCCTTACTTATAAATAGGAATAACAGTATTTCTTTCATAGTGTTGTTATGAGAATAAAAGCTAGCCTGCttaagcactcaataaacattagtcTTTATTAGTTGCATCTTCTAAAACCAAAACATTAGTTTTATTAGTTTTATCATCTAGTTCATCTTTACAGGGCCTTACaagaaaaaatgttaatataGTTGTAATCACGTTGTATATGTTAAGCACATCTTCCATGTACTGATGATCCAAATACTTCTATCATTTTAATGGTTACATTATACTGCCTTGCTAAGAGAGTATCATATTTATGTAACCATTCTGCCATCACTGGATGCATACAGCATTTTTTCAGTGACTCTGCATTAACTACTTTATTATCTGCTTTCCTGTTTCCTATCTTCAAATGCAATGATTCCTCACTTTGTTTAGATCTCTCCATTATCTAGAACTATATTTTGTATGCACAGATTTTCAAAATATGGCATTCTAACCCGCCACTATTAGGTCAACAATTTATGAAATACTTTCTTCAAAATTATTCATTACTGATTTATACCAAACAAGTAGAAAACCATATAAGCAATCAAACTTCTCCAACTAACCACTAGcttatacatttttaaactgaAACTCTCCGTTAAATTCATTCAAGCATTCACTCAGTAGTAACACCATTCCTTTTTCGGTTGATCTGGATGAACAAGGTAAAATATCACTCACTGGTTATCAAGAAACAGATACTGTTCTAGACGCTGCAGCGAATGCAATAGCAAAAACATCCTTGTCATCCTGGAGCACACATTCTAGTACTGAAGATGGgtgataaaaaaatattaaaatgaataatatgtTAGTGACAAGTGCAAAGCAAAAAAAGCAGGAAAGCAGGGGCAGGGTATGAAGTGTTAGGGAGGGTTGGTTTGCAGTGTGAGGTGAGTAGCCAGTGAGTCCTCCTTGGATGGGAGACACGTGAGTCAAGATCCAAAGAAAATGAGGGAGCGACCCAGACAGATATCCAGGGGAAGAGCAGTATTAGCAGAGGAAACAGACAAGTGCAGGGGTCCTGAGTTGGGAGCTTATCTGGTGTGTTTTAGGAACAGCAAGGCCAGTGTAGCTAGAATAGAATGAGACAGGGGAGAATAGTAGATGAAATCAGAGGTAACTGTAGCCAGATCAGATAAGGAACTTGTAGGTTTTCATGGGTCTTCAGAGTCTACTGAGTAGGATGGGAAAACCATTGAAAAATCTGAGGAAAGGAGTGATGTGATCTGATTTACCTTTGAACAGGGCTGAGAACAGACTGAAGGGGGTATAAGAGCAGCAAGACATGATGGTGATAGCAGTGGTCTGAttctagacattactttgccaacaaaggtccatctagtcaaagctatggttttttccagtagtcatgtatggatgtgagagctggaccgtaaagaaagttgagcaccgaagaattgaggcttttgaactgtggtgttggagaagacttttcagaggcccgtggactgcaaggagatccaaccagtcaattctaaaggaaatcactcctgaatatccattggaaggactgatggtgaagctaaagctccaatacttcgatggccacctcatgcgaagaactgactcattggaaaagaccttgatgctgggaacagttgaaggcaggaggacaaggaaacgacagaggatgagatgatttgatggcatcactgactcgatggacatgagtctgagcaagctcccggagttggtgatggacagagaagcctggcgtgctccagtccatacagtcacaaagagttggacacgactgagcaactcaactgactgATTCTAGACCTGATTTAAAAGTAAAGCCAAaaggacttcctcagtgatccagtggctaagattccacactcccaacgCAGGAGGCTTGGATTAggcccctggttggagaactagattcgcatgccacaacgaaagattccacatgccacagcaaagatctaagatcccaagtgccacaactaagacccaacacagccaaatagataaacaaatattaaaaaataaaagtaaagccAAGAGACTCTGCTGAGACTGTGAGTAGAAGTCTCCAAGGTTTCAGGCCTCAACAATTCATGAAAGAAACTGGTGTTCACAGCAAGCAAGGTAGGAAGGGGAAGGTATTAGAAGCTCAGTGTTAGACAGGAGTTTTACAGATACCTACCTACCTCATAAAAAGTGCAAGTGTCAGATCAGCAGTTGGACAGACAAGTTTGGAATTAGAGAGGTAGAGACTGGGGATATAATTTGGGAGTCATCAGTACAGAGATAGTATTTAGAACAAAGAAGTGAATGTAGATGGAGACACCCAAACACACTGAACTCTGGGTACCCCACTGTTTAGACGTTGAGGATACCAAAGACAAAGCAACAAGAActgggaagaaggaaaaacaaacatgtGGAAGCTAAATAAAAGGAGCCagtcggacttccctggtggtccagtggttaagaatctacctgtcaatgcagaagacataggttcagtccctggtctgggaagatgctcCACAGTAatggagcctgtgagccacaactactgagcccacgctctgcaacagaagccaccgcaatgagaagcttatgcactgcagccagagaaagccctcatgcggcaacgaagacccagccccagcgcagccaaaaagtaaagaaataaaaatacaacgtggtataaaagaaaaaaagaagtatgtcaaggaaGAGAGACTAACCAATTGAGCCAGAGGCCAGACTGAATAACTATGCCAAATGCTCAAATAAGATGAAGACTAAGAACTTACTACTGAGTTTAGCAATATATGAATCACTAGGGAAACTGGTAAAAACATTGATTCTTAACCTTGAGTTTGAAAAACCCCAAAATACCTGGTTATTTCAAAAACTGCCACACATAGCCTCAGAACAAAATTAACTAAAtccattttaatttcagaagACTGCCAAATATTTCTGGTTACAGACTTCACTTTTTAGAGCAATGTTAAGTTCACAGTGAAGCTGAGTAGAAGGTAGAGAGATTTCCTATTGACCTCCCTGCCCCCAACATGTACGGCCTCCTCCAGAATGCCAAGGGGCGCGTTAATTTATTAAGGAAATGAATGGCAACCCAGAAGCATTACAAAGTTTACCTCTGTAGGACGGTGAGCCTCTAAAGCCAAAGTTTTCCACGTGGCTCTCTAGAGCCCTAGAACTAGTTCTACAGCACCTCTTGTGCCGCCAcggcagggaggggagaaggcatCTGCAGTGGGAGTGGGCTCAGCGTTCTTCTGACCTGTTGCCCCACAGTAGCTCCATCAAGCTTTACATATTGTATTTCAGGAGGGTTTtacaattcaaaaaataaagttattgaaAATCACTGCCCTGAAGCCGTGCTTCTCAAAGTGCAAAAACCAAACCAGTAGCAGGCAGTAGCACCTGGTTAAAAAGGTCCCAACCCAGACCTACTCACTCAGAGTCTGGGGTTGAGCACTATATTTTTAACaagttctccaggtgattctgatacatgATGAAAACTTGAGAACCAGCGCCTCCAAAAATTTCAGATATTTTGCTTAAGTACTGATAGCTGTTTGCTTTCCTTTAAGTTAAGCACTGCTATCCTGAGtagaaatcaaaatagaaattttGCAAGTATCAGTATTTCAGGatattgaaataatatttcttaTACAGTTATACTTGGATTGAGACTTTATGccaagattatttttaagaatgctaaagtctttaataaaaaatattaaataattttagctATTAGGTGACCACATAGACAGTTGCATAAAGCACACTGAAAAGTTCATATTGTAATATTATGAATGAGGAATTCTTACCATCAATTCTTAACTAGTTTCTATCAAAGATTAAAATTTATCTGACATGCAACATACCTCTTTCATATACTGATTATATAGAGCTTCTGATGATTCTAGATAAGCTTGTGCAGTTtcaatttcttctctttcagaCCACAAGATACCCAGGTTATTCtggagaataaaagagaaaaaaatgacaatataaATCATCCAATAAAGTAGTTTTCATAGTTTCAAAGTCAATGCTTACCTAAATAGTACTAGTGTCTGAATTACCAATGAATTAACTATTCATAATACTGTTGTCCTTAAGTCACAggaggaaagaagaagaagaggaagagaagtcgctccagtcatgtccatctctttgcgaccccatggaccgtagcctatcaggctttctaccgtccatgggatttcccaggcaagagtacctggagtggggttgccatttccttctccaggggatcttcctgacccagggatcgaacccaggtctcctgccactgccagacagatgctttaccatctgagccaccagggaagaacaggAGGCAGTCACTAAATTGGGTTCCCCAATGATTCCTGCCTTCTGGTGTTCATGCCCTTGTACAATCTCTTCCCTTTAAGTCTGGTCTAGATTTGAGGACTTGCTTCTAACAAACAGAACATGGCAACAGTGATGGATGGTCCCCTCCAACATCAAGTTACAAAAACACTATAGTCCCATTCTGGGTGCTCCCTCTTGCTGTTCTGTCTGAGGGAAGTCAAATGCCGTATTTTGAGCCACATTATGGTGTCAAGGAACTAAGGGAAGTCAACAGTCAGGGCCTCAGACCAACAGCCTGTATGAATCCTGCCAAGAACCACACAAGTGAGCTTGGATTCTCTAGCTGAACCTTCCAGTGCagcccctggctgctgctgctaagtcgcctcagtcgtgtccaactctgtgtgagcccacagacggcagcccaccaggctctgcagtccccgggagtctccaggcaagaacactggagcctggagtgggttgccatttccttctccaatacatgaaagtgaaaaagtgaaagtgaagtcgctcagtaagtgtcccactcttcgtgacgccatggactacagcctaccaggttctccgtccatgggattttccaggcaagagtgctggagtggggtgccatcgccttttccCCAGTGCAGCCCCAGCAGGCCAATAATCTGATGACAGACCTTGAGCGAGAGGCAAACCAGCCTGGATTCCTGTTATTTCAGTAATTAAGTTTTCAACCTCCTGAATTTGGGGGTAcaatgttacatttttaaaaaaactaagtcAGTTTTCCCCTTGCTACACAAACTCTTTCATCACAGGGCAAATCAGGCCTGTGCTGAAGAGGAGCTCCTGCTTAGACAATGGGATTAGTCAGCCTCCCAACCCTCAGGACAGTCTTCAGGCACAGGGATTCTTCTGAGGCTGAGCTTCTACCCTCTTTTGCTTactcccccagagaagggaacatGATAaggaaataatgtttttaaagcaaGTTCTTAACCTTGGCCCAAGAACCCACAAATCACCCAGGAAGAGAATTCAGAGTCTATGAATGTGGATGCGGAAACATtacagtcattttcactatatcctCTTAaaattgagcattttttttttcagttatgaaGGCAGGAAACAAAATGTAACAGTGTTACAGTACCTGGGACTCTGTGGTCTATGGaagtaaaaaaaatctttgtattaTAGCTCACAGATATCTTAAACCATCATTAATATTTCAATAATactttaaagttatatttaaaaatagatgttaTTTAATGGACTCATAAGGAACCTTATATATCACTATATcatacatttgttttaaaaaatattttgataacttcAATATTACTGGTTTCTTTTGCAACcctctacattttattttatacatttaaaatcattattcTGTTTCATGAAATACAGGCTTCAGTAGACTGCAAAAGGGGCATGTGGCAGAcacaaaaaatgtttcaaaatcctACAGTCTAAAGGTAATATGATCGCTGCCCTGGAACACAGACCTCTGGTCCTAAGGCTTTACATAGTATACCTATTCTacagttttggggtttttttttaagtgacttgaTCAGTTCTCAGTGCCTAGAGCTGCAGGTAGGTTATGGTGATAAATTACTGAGATTGGGCAATTCTCTCCTCTATATTTCTTTGTAGTACCCTCGGGAAGCTTAAAGACTCAGTACCAACTTAATGATTATTCTGCCCATCCAGCTTCAAGAGAATATAAGctttcttaaaaatttagaaatgaatcCACAAGTCACCTTTTCTCACTCCCTAGGTCAATTCATTTTTCATCTGAGACTTTGGCCATGACACCAGTAAGCCCAAACCCAGCAGACTGTACCTAACCAGAGAAGTACCTACTACCAGGAACTGGTTAGCCACTTTTACTCTATTTAGATGGGATGGTGATGCATTTAGGCTGCTAGATCCAGGGTGAGCTCTGCCTCAGGAAGCACCAACTCTGATGTGTAAATCTGAAACCAAGTAGAGACCTAGAGTGTGTCTAGAAACGACACAGGTTTTTCTTCTGAACCATAACTTACTGAGGTCCTGAAGTTAAGGACCATGCAAGGGATCTAAAACTGACCTGACTTTTCAAAATACTGTTAATGTTTTGTTTCAGTGTTTCCTCCACAgaggtaatcttttttttttttatgtgctaattatttttaaaatagaaatcccaTAATACATCAGAAAGTACTGTATCATTCACAGAGCATCACCATGTTCCTGCCCTTGGGATAACAGAATAGGTAAGGGAAAAAACTGAATCAAAAACAGCTAAAAAAGTACTactagtgaattctaccaaacacgtaaggaaaaaataataccaaGTCTACACAAATtcatccagaaaaacaaagaggaaagaatACTTCCTCTGTACCAAAGACATAACAAGAAACTACAGCCTGATATCCTTCATGAACAAAGATACAAAAAATactaacaaaattttagcaaattccATCCAACAGTACATAAAAAGGGTAATATCTGAGCCAACTTTGGCTTGGCAAAAACTCCAAGTGGAGTTTATCACAGGAAAGAAAGGTTGGCTTAACAttagaaaaatcaatcaatgtaattcaccatattaacagacaaaagaaaaaaaataaaaaagattatctCCGATGCAGCAATGAAATGATGATgatgagtgaaggaagtcagacaaaaGAAGAGCATACACAATATAAGCCCATCATGAAATTCTAGACAATGCGGGGGAGGAGGGCAAGAAGGGAaagagaatacaggagtgagcgAGGGGTTACAAATGCACGTGCACAAAGAAGCTTCTAGTGGTGATGGATGTGATCATCACCATGATCGCCGCGACTGTCTCATGGGAATACAGAGATGTCGAAATTCATCAAACTGCATACTTAGATACGTGCTGTTTACTATATGTCagctatacctcagtaaagctgaggTCCTCCTTATACACATATGTCCTGGCAGTGGGAAGAACAACCTACTAATTTGTCAAGTTAAATTTTGCTCAGCATGATAATGCAAATATGTATTTCTGACAGCTAACTGGAGAAAAACACATTCTTCTGGAAAAGACAGAAGGGGGACAGCCTCTCTTGATAATCTAATGTGGGTCCAGGTCCTGTATATCAATAATTTCCCAGGAAGCAGACACCAGATTGGAACAAAGCAGTCAGAATCTCATAAATTCCCATGAACTTTCAAACTTTTTCtatacaaacacaaacacacaggtaGTCTTCTACCAAAATGGAATCACTCTACATAATTCCAAGCATGCCTCAGAGCCTTCTCTCTCCTTAGTATTGATATTTTGGTGAACAAACATAAATCATTTCTAAAGGCTACATACTGCTCTTCTATATGGATGTACCAATACTTATTTAACTACAGAGCTACTcactaatgtttattttattcttttcttttttatattaacaATGATATGACAAACATCCATGTTAACAGACCTCTGCATACCTGTTTCAatattattttacaatactgacAGGAAATTTTTAAGTCGAAGTCTTGACTCAGATACCTACTGATCTCCAGAAAGTTCTATggatttatatttccaccaataATTATGCTAATGGACAGTATCCATCTCCTCATAGTTTCTCCAAAAATGAATGCAATCAATATCTTTAATAATCTCTGCCAATGTGATACCAATTATTCTATACCATCCTTTCAGTTTGCTTTATTATTAGTAAGGTCAAATCTCTCATCAAAGCATATATTAAATGTAATAAAAGGCCCCTGTAATAAACAGATCAGCTGAGCAGTAGACTTCAGAAACAGACTAGCATAACCCGAATCTAAATAATCTTGCCACCGAGGAACATggtatatcattccttttaaGATTATCAGTTCTATTATCCAGCCTTTTGTAAATGCAATTTCTAAAAGTAACACTTTTAACAAATTATTGCTTATAGATAGAATACTATTGATATTATATATTTACCATATAacctcctggttttgttttgttaaccTCCTGTTTCATCAAACAGTTCTAAGACTTTTATAGTTGATGACTTTAGGTATACataaatcacattaaaaatgatttttattttaaaagattgataCTGTTTTTTGCTTTCTATATTATTGCAATGGCCAGTACTTCTATTCAAGATTTTGTTCCTGGTTTTAGTAAAAATATCTCTAATAATTCACCCTTCAGAAAAAGCTGGCTGTTCAAAATACTGTAAATCATTGAATGTAACATGTTACAATTTTTTAAGACACaattattttatgtatcaacAAGAAAACCCTGCCaactaaattttacataaaatcaaTCAGCTGTAAGAATGATCCTGATTTCAGAGatattcatatatttaagaaTATGCACATTAAAAGTCACAAAAGTACAGTAAATACTGGAGATCTATATTACATTAAGGAAGGTTTCTATTTTTGAGATAttgaaggaattttttaaatgttcattaagatcttaggagaaggcaatggcaccccactccagtactcttgcctggaaaatcccatggacagaggagcctggtaggctgcagtccatggggtcgctagaagtcggacacgactgagcaccttcacttcacttttcactttcatgcattggagaaggaaatggcaacccactccagtgttcttgcctggagaatcccagggacaggggagcctggtaggctgaagtccacggggttgcccagagtcggacacgactgacgcgacttagcagcaagatcTTAGGAAGCCAAATGGttgaagaaaatttcaaataattgaGATTTTGTTTGAATTCAACATCTTATGGATTTCATTAGATCATTCATCTACTCAACAAACAAATGATTTAGAATGGTCTTTTATGTGCCAGGGACTGAGATTACAAATAATGAGCAAAAAAGAGATATAGTTCCTGTTATTTTGtagcttttaatttaattggGCCATGATAACAGAATATGTCCTATACAATGTCCTTTTTAACTTTGAGACCTACTTACCCTAAGATCAACTGAGGTAAATGTTCCCTGGATCACATATACTAGGAACTGGAACTACTGAATGTAAGGGTTTGTGAGCTAACTTAAGCAAAGTACGTGACACAAAAGTTCATACATATTTGTATTCTGAACTGTTACGTTCCCAGCGAGAATGTCagatttatttcttaataaaccAAGCACCACAGAAATAGGAAACAGTATTACAAGAAATCAAACGTACTAGGAGGAAGTCAGTTCAGAATACAATGATCCAAAGAAAGCTACTAAACGTATGAAGTGATTCTTGAAATCGGTTTTGAAGAATGGGCAGGAAATTCCTTGGGAAGCAAACGAATGACTACGGCAAGACAGACATCTTATTTCAAATTAAGAATGCACTCTGATTATTCTTTACAATTTCCTtgacacctgaaattaataaacaaattacTTTGGGTTTTTCTTAATAGAATGAACTGGATTTGGAAAGGTGGAGAGTTGAAAAGAGCATTTACGATGTAGGAGGGTCTTGGGTAACCGATGTGTTGACTACGACTAAGTGAAGCAATGTGATGAAGGAGTAAGCGAAGAGGATGGAGAGGGAGTTTGGAAGCCGCTTACCACAGAGGTTTGAAAACGTGGGGACATATTGTGCCTTATTACGTTTGCCTTTGGTCTCGGCAAGAGCTGAGGCCCCTCTCCACCCACTGGCCTCTGGCCAACAGCAGCGGGCCCGGATTTTTCTTACCTGCGCCTGGATGTAGAGGGAGACGCAGTCGTGCGACAGTCGGTACTTGCGCAGTAGCCGCAGGCATTTTACCAGATGCTCCTCCCCCGCCGACAACTCCTCGGTGTCAATGTGGTTCACCCCAAGATGGAACTCAATAACCGCTCGCCTCACTGCCCCCTGGGCGACGGGCCCCTCGGCCTCCACCAATTCAGCCGGCAGCCCCAAGGCGTGTTCCCCTGCGCCCAAGCTATCATCGGCCTGCGGTCGCTCATCCTCGTCTTCAGGAGCGGGTCCCAATAGCGCCTTAACCTCTTCCAGCAACGCCCGGGCACTGTATTTCGACTTGTACGGTTCCTTCTCCGGGTTTTTATGCAGTTCCACCCGTGATAAGGCCAGCGCAGTCTGGAATTTCTCACGAATCTCGGCCCACGGAGCATCCGCCATAGCGGCCTGGTCAGCCTCCGGTTTCAATTGGGACTCCCGCCTTCCTTCTCTTTTGCGACGCTTCACTTACGGCCTCTACCAGTCCTGCGCCTGCGCATTGCGGAACGCTATCCAGTGACGTACTCCCAAGGAACCGCAGTATGCTTTGCAGTGACCAATGGGAAGGCGTAGTCGTCACCACAGCAACCGTTGTCATGGAAAGGAAGCTGTCCGAAGGTATTACCATTTCCCGCCCAGTCCCTCCCTCTGCGGCGGGGAGTCTCTCTTACCTGGTGACATCGATTGACTAACAGATCACAAGGAAATGTTTACAAACATAGCTAGGTAACTACTCTCGTTAACTGCTATAAGCTGAAAGGCAGAAACGTTTTGACATTAGTCTATAACCCAGCCCATCAGTGGATAAAAATGTAACAATGATCCGTGTATTGTTATTAATGTATAGCCTCTATGAATGTAAAAAGCACTGAGTGAttgacaaatattttcatttcaacttCTCGAAGTAATACAGGAGTTAAGTCCCAGAGCTGTCACAAGACAACTCAATCAACGCTTTTTCCGATTACATAACCTTCAAAATTACCAAGCTAAATAGGAGGGGCGGAGGCCTGGCTCCAGAaagttttatcagttcagttcagctgctgagtcgtgtccaactctttgcaacaccatggactgcagcatgccaggcctccctgtccatcaccaactcccgaagtttacccaaactcacgtccagtgtgcttgcgcttcttccagcccagcattcctcatgatgtactgtgcatataagttaaataagaagggtgacaatatacagccttgacgtactccttttcctatttgg
Above is a window of Capra hircus breed San Clemente unplaced genomic scaffold, ASM170441v1, whole genome shotgun sequence DNA encoding:
- the LOC108635306 gene encoding KIF1-binding protein-like, whose translation is MADAPWAEIREKFQTALALSRVELHKNPEKEPYKSKYSARALLEEVKALLGPAPEDEDERPQADDSLGAGEHALGLPAELVEAEGPVAQGAVRRAVIEFHLGVNHIDTEELSAGEEHLVKCLRLLRKYRLSHDCVSLYIQAQNNLGILWSEREEIETAQAYLESSEALYNQYMKELFEFIIDIQRQLK